Proteins encoded in a region of the Planococcus shixiaomingii genome:
- a CDS encoding C40 family peptidase, with the protein MRKLILTILAAGSLVLSNSATDVEAAINSNSTVVEQSSTEIQNVEQVATSKATKLSGSYKFKYNTNVRQDAGTKYKVVVLAKKGATASATHQKKVGKQTWYKVKVGSKTGWVLSSLVSKATVKKAATSSSKTIAKSGTFKMKYASNVRSGAGTNYKVVTVAKKGATATATHQKKVGKQTWYKVKVGSKTGWVLSTLVTPATAKKASSTVKKASNSSSFDSKVVSEALALKGTPYVFGGTTPRGFDCSGFIQYVFKQAGKSVSRTTLTQYAETSYVSNPQPGDLVFFANTYRSGISHVGIYIGNNQFVHAGGSKAAVVSLNDSYWGKKFHSFRSF; encoded by the coding sequence ATGAGAAAACTAATTCTTACTATTTTAGCAGCAGGTTCATTGGTATTATCTAACTCGGCCACGGATGTAGAAGCGGCGATCAACTCCAATTCAACTGTCGTTGAGCAGTCATCAACTGAAATACAAAACGTCGAGCAAGTTGCTACAAGTAAAGCAACTAAATTATCTGGATCATACAAATTTAAATACAACACGAATGTCCGCCAAGATGCGGGTACAAAATATAAGGTGGTAGTACTTGCTAAAAAAGGAGCTACTGCTTCCGCTACTCACCAAAAGAAAGTCGGCAAACAAACGTGGTACAAAGTGAAAGTCGGTTCAAAAACCGGTTGGGTTTTAAGCTCGCTCGTTTCCAAAGCAACTGTTAAAAAAGCCGCAACTTCATCAAGCAAAACAATTGCAAAATCCGGAACTTTTAAAATGAAATATGCTTCTAATGTCCGTTCTGGCGCAGGCACAAACTACAAAGTGGTAACAGTCGCTAAAAAAGGAGCTACCGCAACTGCTACCCACCAAAAGAAAGTCGGCAAACAAACGTGGTACAAAGTGAAAGTCGGCTCAAAGACCGGTTGGGTTCTAAGTACACTAGTTACACCTGCAACAGCTAAAAAGGCTTCTAGCACGGTGAAAAAAGCTTCGAATTCATCATCATTCGATTCAAAAGTCGTTTCCGAAGCATTGGCTTTAAAAGGAACGCCTTACGTATTCGGCGGAACAACGCCTAGAGGATTTGACTGCAGCGGTTTCATTCAATATGTATTCAAGCAAGCTGGCAAATCAGTTTCACGCACTACTCTTACTCAGTACGCAGAAACATCTTATGTTTCCAATCCTCAACCCGGGGATCTTGTATTCTTCGCTAATACATACCGTTCAGGAATTTCCCACGTGGGAATTTACATCGGCAACAACCAGTTCGTACATGCAGGCGGTTCAAAAGCAGCTGTCGTAAGCTTAAACGATTCATACTGGGGCAAAAAATTCCACAGCTTCAGAAGCTTCTAA
- a CDS encoding bifunctional 2',3'-cyclic-nucleotide 2'-phosphodiesterase/3'-nucleotidase: protein MSIQKKAAMTASAVVLAVSGLVTVDTALAAKKGVDNPGKGLEKQEVSLRILGTSDLHTNFVNYDYYQDRISNSLGLAKTGVLIEKAREENANNLLFDNGDLIQGTPLGGYKANVDPIEEGEMHPAYAALQALDFDASTLGNHEFNFGLDYLDEALDDAPFPVLNANVYDAKTGKNRFTPYKIIDKEVVDKKGKKQTIQVGVIGVVAPHIMKWDRVNLEGKVVAKDAVESVKKFLPEVKKAGADVVVVLSHSGMGDATHEVGEEDITYQLTEVKGIDAIITGHNHEVFPGAYKDLPNVNQEQGTINGTPVVMPGKFGSHLGVIDLTLAPKGKEWTVVEEEAEVRAIDTKTNEVSEEVVEAVKEAHEATIKYVRSPVGTTTAPIHSYFSLVTDDPSVQIVNNAQKWFVEQKIAGTANAELPLLTAAAPFKAGGRNGAEYYTDIAAGEIAIKNVADLYVYDNTLFALKLKGADLKEWLEMSAGQFNQIKPATTGEQALVNNDYRTYNFDVIDGVTYDIDVTQPAKYDKDGNLVNGSANRIKNLSYNGTAVAADQEFLVVTNNYRASGNFPGVRNATEKIDFAYENRQAIMDYMEKNGTINPSADGNWNFAPIEGGATLTFETAPKAQNLIPADSGIKYVAPSTNGFAKFQLEIK, encoded by the coding sequence ATGTCGATTCAAAAGAAAGCGGCGATGACTGCCTCGGCAGTAGTTCTTGCAGTGAGCGGTTTAGTAACAGTGGATACTGCTCTAGCAGCAAAAAAAGGAGTAGATAATCCAGGCAAAGGACTGGAAAAGCAGGAAGTCTCGCTTCGCATTCTCGGCACATCCGATTTACACACAAATTTCGTAAACTATGATTATTACCAAGATAGAATATCTAATAGCCTTGGACTTGCTAAAACAGGCGTGCTGATTGAAAAGGCACGCGAAGAAAACGCTAACAATTTGCTGTTTGACAACGGCGACTTGATCCAAGGAACACCGCTTGGCGGATATAAAGCAAATGTCGATCCGATCGAAGAAGGCGAAATGCATCCGGCATACGCAGCGCTTCAAGCGTTGGACTTTGATGCATCAACACTTGGGAACCATGAATTCAACTTTGGCCTCGATTATTTGGACGAAGCGTTGGATGATGCCCCATTCCCGGTATTAAACGCCAACGTCTATGACGCGAAAACAGGTAAAAACCGCTTCACACCATACAAAATCATCGATAAAGAAGTCGTTGATAAAAAAGGCAAGAAACAAACGATTCAAGTTGGCGTCATCGGCGTAGTTGCGCCGCACATCATGAAATGGGACCGTGTGAACCTAGAAGGTAAAGTGGTCGCAAAAGACGCAGTCGAATCGGTTAAGAAATTCTTGCCGGAAGTGAAAAAAGCGGGAGCAGATGTAGTCGTTGTCCTGTCCCACTCGGGCATGGGCGATGCAACTCATGAAGTCGGCGAAGAAGATATTACGTACCAATTGACTGAAGTAAAAGGCATTGACGCCATCATCACTGGCCATAACCACGAAGTATTCCCAGGCGCATACAAAGACCTGCCGAATGTGAACCAAGAACAAGGAACGATCAACGGCACGCCAGTAGTCATGCCAGGCAAATTCGGCAGCCACTTGGGCGTCATCGATTTGACGTTGGCTCCAAAAGGCAAAGAATGGACAGTTGTTGAAGAAGAAGCGGAAGTCCGCGCCATAGACACGAAAACGAATGAAGTTTCCGAAGAAGTGGTGGAAGCGGTAAAAGAAGCTCACGAAGCAACGATCAAGTATGTTCGCAGCCCAGTCGGGACAACGACAGCTCCGATCCACAGCTATTTCTCTCTAGTAACGGATGATCCATCTGTCCAAATCGTCAACAACGCTCAGAAATGGTTTGTTGAGCAAAAAATCGCAGGCACTGCAAATGCTGAATTGCCGCTGTTGACAGCAGCAGCTCCGTTCAAAGCAGGCGGACGCAACGGCGCTGAATACTACACGGACATCGCTGCCGGCGAAATCGCCATCAAAAACGTAGCCGATCTTTATGTCTACGACAACACATTGTTCGCGCTGAAATTAAAAGGAGCAGACTTGAAAGAATGGCTCGAAATGTCCGCAGGCCAATTCAACCAAATCAAACCGGCAACAACAGGCGAGCAAGCATTGGTCAACAACGATTACCGCACATACAACTTTGATGTGATTGACGGCGTCACTTACGACATCGACGTCACGCAGCCAGCGAAATACGACAAAGACGGCAACTTGGTGAACGGATCAGCTAACCGCATCAAGAATCTTTCCTACAACGGAACAGCAGTAGCTGCTGACCAAGAATTCCTTGTCGTTACAAACAACTACCGCGCAAGCGGCAACTTCCCAGGCGTGCGCAACGCAACCGAGAAAATCGACTTTGCGTACGAAAACCGCCAAGCCATCATGGACTACATGGAGAAAAACGGCACCATCAATCCATCAGCTGACGGCAACTGGAACTTCGCACCAATCGAAGGCGGCGCAACACTCACTTTCGAAACAGCACCAAAAGCACAAAACCTGATCCCAGCTGACAGCGGCATCAAATACGTAGCACCATCTACAAACGGTTTCGCCAAATTCCAACTAGAAATCAAATAA
- a CDS encoding acyltransferase, translated as MAKRYDYMDWLRVLSIFAVVGIHVVSRVVNHVPPTEWQWQYAHVVGSTLRWCVPVFFMLSGALLLTRKPDEPVWDFLKKRLAKAFIPLIFWSGVYIAYRVFQQERSYSAWEMVQMFFGEGIYFHLWFLYTIIGLYLMAPFLRILVHNMSQKTFLYFIGFWFLFTGVFPVLDKFLNLEMAFPAGLFEPYIGYFLLGAYLFLYPLPKKWLPLLGGLAVVGFFVTIFGNLYLTDKAGKFDGFFYEHFRPNSMAITLFVFVLFQHLAPRIKPNPLITKLSLATLGIYVIHPLVQVYLNLLFGINENFINPVIGLPLVWIMIYFISFAIILILQKIPIVKYIVP; from the coding sequence ATGGCTAAAAGATACGACTACATGGACTGGCTCCGTGTGTTGTCGATTTTTGCTGTTGTGGGCATCCATGTTGTTTCAAGAGTCGTCAATCACGTTCCGCCGACTGAATGGCAATGGCAATATGCGCATGTGGTCGGCTCGACTCTCCGTTGGTGTGTGCCGGTCTTTTTTATGTTGAGCGGCGCCTTGCTACTGACCCGGAAGCCGGATGAACCGGTATGGGATTTTCTGAAAAAACGTCTGGCAAAAGCATTTATCCCATTAATTTTTTGGAGCGGCGTTTACATTGCGTACCGCGTTTTCCAGCAGGAGCGTTCTTACTCAGCTTGGGAAATGGTGCAAATGTTTTTTGGAGAAGGCATTTACTTTCATTTATGGTTCCTTTACACGATTATCGGCCTTTACTTGATGGCTCCGTTTCTGCGGATTCTCGTCCATAACATGAGCCAAAAAACCTTCCTCTACTTTATTGGCTTCTGGTTTTTGTTCACCGGCGTTTTCCCGGTGCTGGACAAATTCTTGAACCTTGAAATGGCGTTTCCGGCAGGGCTATTCGAACCTTACATCGGTTACTTCCTGCTCGGCGCATACTTATTTCTGTATCCGCTCCCGAAAAAGTGGTTGCCGCTGCTCGGAGGACTCGCGGTAGTTGGGTTCTTCGTAACGATTTTCGGCAACCTTTACTTAACGGACAAAGCCGGAAAGTTTGACGGATTTTTCTACGAGCATTTCCGGCCGAACTCCATGGCCATCACCTTGTTCGTTTTCGTCCTGTTTCAACACTTGGCTCCGCGAATAAAACCGAATCCGCTGATCACGAAACTAAGTCTTGCGACACTCGGCATTTACGTCATCCATCCGCTCGTCCAGGTCTACTTGAACTTGCTGTTTGGCATTAACGAAAATTTCATCAACCCGGTGATCGGCCTGCCGCTCGTCTGGATAATGATTTATTTCATTTCATTCGCCATTATTCTGATTCTGCAAAAAATACCAATCGTCAAATACATCGTTCCGTAA
- a CDS encoding S8 family serine peptidase, with amino-acid sequence MKGFAAKKLFSSILPVILVLLLFSPSSIAAAADPGTEGKENRQQITTAIEEQMKLAANRPRLHEDLQNVSGDKKVAVIIHLTDKPVAFEEGIKASKGQTLTQKQAIDIEAKVEQQQTQTKTDLQEKNILYEETYSYSTVLNGFSALVKAEDIKKMLEVSTIRAIEPDQTVQVVKDAAQTVATPQAANSTVSVPKFLGVDKLWAEGFQGEGVKVAVLDTGIDPDHPEFKGVYKGGKNFVKHSFRYTKPRADNDPSETKPSERPSNVPEIDESGDPYATSHGTRIAGTIAAIGANPFGFKGLAPKVDLYAYRVIGAYETTQLSWILAGIEEAAKQDMDIINLSFEFWGSSESNSIAYAINNATLAGTISVLAAISDSPDRSTISSPATSQLGITVGNTTLPEEKHSGTINAMIGDFSFERNANLIATTFNESPTEKLTGPYELVTIPEEGQPENYEGIDAAGKVAVVAMGRTTPEEKIRVAKAQGAVAVFLHNVPNEEKAPDPSGIFLGESLDFIPAFDLSQADGETLRLHLKKEKGTVTFNGFKTSLTKGDEVAVSSGQGPIAPNYDIKPDVLAPGMHILTTKPMHQATDYNKAYTSESGATMSAAHVTGIVALLKQAHPDWTPFDIKVALSNTAKRLDKKKYDVFAQGAGRVQAYAAAHPAVLAYAQDKAVKNETGVLVDNSKGTVTFGIQSIKEKNIKVSKKILVKDLLGAGGQFKATAEVTKPYGDAKVTIDKPTFTLSGEQALTVTLTASKNEDVELEAEVLGYIHLASGNTTISLPFAAGLSDPEYIELENIRLTETDLSPNGDGVKDKAVMSFGLTDDLSSYKATIFNLKDDPEGGVPFFAEMGILFDGKALKKGKHAFTIDGTYKPWYGDPRTTIPEGVYSIQFVGFTPTDEEFASLYASYMPLFVKTSKPVITGSVSSGTATGNVTDKYLDFNKLLVLYEHDFDLNEKLHATYIITRNGQAEAPVPFNLNQDGSFSVPVPIDDMTEAITIVVTDAAGNKGDKVIYQK; translated from the coding sequence TTGAAAGGATTTGCGGCAAAGAAACTTTTCAGCAGCATCCTGCCAGTGATTTTGGTTTTATTACTCTTCTCGCCGTCGTCTATAGCAGCAGCAGCGGACCCGGGAACGGAAGGAAAAGAAAACCGGCAGCAAATTACAACAGCCATTGAAGAACAGATGAAGCTAGCGGCCAACAGACCGAGGCTACATGAAGATTTGCAAAACGTATCCGGCGACAAAAAAGTAGCAGTCATCATCCATTTAACTGACAAGCCTGTTGCATTTGAAGAAGGAATCAAAGCTTCAAAAGGCCAGACACTTACACAAAAACAAGCCATCGACATTGAAGCAAAAGTAGAACAGCAGCAAACACAAACCAAAACCGACTTGCAGGAAAAAAACATTCTATATGAAGAAACCTATTCATACTCGACAGTCTTGAATGGATTTTCGGCTCTAGTAAAAGCGGAAGATATAAAGAAAATGCTCGAGGTGTCAACGATCCGGGCCATCGAACCGGATCAGACTGTCCAAGTGGTGAAAGATGCAGCGCAAACAGTGGCAACTCCACAAGCAGCCAATAGCACCGTTTCCGTTCCTAAATTCTTGGGTGTCGATAAGCTGTGGGCAGAAGGATTCCAAGGAGAAGGCGTCAAAGTGGCAGTGCTCGATACCGGCATCGACCCGGACCACCCGGAGTTTAAAGGTGTATACAAAGGCGGCAAAAACTTCGTCAAACATTCGTTCAGGTATACAAAGCCACGGGCAGACAACGATCCTTCTGAAACGAAGCCGTCGGAACGGCCGAGCAATGTACCTGAAATTGATGAAAGTGGAGATCCGTATGCAACATCGCATGGAACTCGTATAGCAGGAACAATTGCAGCCATCGGGGCAAACCCTTTCGGCTTCAAGGGCTTGGCTCCTAAAGTGGATTTGTATGCTTACCGCGTCATCGGTGCGTATGAAACCACTCAATTATCATGGATTCTTGCGGGAATTGAAGAAGCAGCAAAACAGGACATGGATATCATCAACTTATCCTTTGAATTTTGGGGTTCTTCCGAGTCAAACAGTATCGCTTATGCCATCAACAATGCGACACTTGCCGGAACGATTTCAGTATTGGCAGCGATAAGTGATAGTCCAGATCGCTCAACCATTTCGTCACCTGCAACTTCTCAGCTTGGTATCACAGTTGGAAATACGACGCTCCCTGAAGAAAAGCATAGCGGCACTATCAATGCTATGATTGGTGATTTTTCATTTGAAAGAAATGCCAATTTAATAGCTACGACATTCAACGAAAGTCCAACAGAAAAGTTAACAGGGCCATACGAGCTTGTAACGATTCCAGAAGAGGGACAGCCAGAAAATTATGAAGGCATTGATGCAGCAGGAAAAGTAGCGGTTGTGGCAATGGGCCGGACTACGCCGGAAGAAAAAATACGAGTTGCCAAAGCGCAGGGAGCAGTAGCCGTTTTCCTCCATAACGTTCCGAACGAAGAAAAGGCGCCGGACCCTTCGGGAATCTTTTTAGGAGAATCTCTTGATTTTATCCCGGCATTTGATTTGTCCCAAGCAGACGGGGAAACGCTTCGCCTACACTTGAAAAAGGAGAAAGGAACCGTCACTTTCAATGGGTTCAAAACATCGCTGACTAAAGGCGATGAAGTGGCTGTAAGCAGTGGGCAAGGGCCGATCGCTCCGAATTACGATATTAAGCCGGATGTCTTAGCGCCCGGCATGCACATTCTTACAACAAAACCCATGCATCAAGCGACGGACTACAACAAAGCCTACACAAGCGAATCCGGAGCAACCATGTCGGCTGCTCACGTGACTGGCATTGTGGCTTTACTAAAGCAAGCCCATCCGGACTGGACACCGTTCGACATCAAAGTGGCACTATCGAACACAGCAAAACGGTTGGATAAAAAGAAATACGATGTATTCGCACAAGGCGCGGGGCGCGTCCAAGCTTACGCGGCAGCCCATCCGGCAGTACTGGCCTATGCACAAGATAAAGCAGTGAAAAACGAGACAGGGGTTTTGGTCGATAACTCGAAAGGAACTGTAACCTTTGGGATTCAATCAATTAAAGAAAAGAACATCAAAGTATCCAAAAAAATTCTCGTGAAAGACCTGTTAGGAGCGGGAGGGCAGTTCAAGGCGACAGCCGAAGTGACGAAGCCTTACGGCGATGCCAAAGTGACTATCGACAAACCAACATTCACTTTGTCAGGCGAGCAGGCACTGACTGTCACGTTGACCGCTTCCAAAAATGAGGACGTGGAACTTGAAGCGGAAGTTCTCGGCTATATCCACCTGGCAAGCGGCAATACGACGATTTCCTTGCCATTTGCGGCAGGCCTCAGCGACCCGGAATATATAGAACTTGAAAACATTCGCTTGACCGAAACCGATCTGTCTCCAAATGGGGATGGAGTGAAAGACAAAGCGGTAATGAGTTTCGGGTTGACTGATGATTTAAGCAGCTATAAAGCGACGATATTTAATCTGAAAGATGACCCTGAAGGAGGGGTTCCTTTCTTTGCGGAAATGGGAATATTATTCGATGGAAAAGCACTGAAGAAAGGCAAACATGCTTTCACAATTGATGGCACGTATAAGCCATGGTACGGGGATCCGCGTACCACAATTCCGGAAGGGGTTTACTCTATTCAATTTGTAGGCTTTACACCGACAGATGAGGAATTTGCATCGCTTTATGCGTCTTACATGCCGCTCTTCGTCAAAACGTCCAAACCAGTTATTACCGGTTCAGTTTCATCGGGAACAGCGACTGGCAATGTGACCGACAAATATTTAGATTTCAATAAATTGTTAGTTCTTTACGAACACGATTTCGATTTGAATGAAAAACTTCACGCAACTTATATTATTACCCGGAATGGCCAGGCAGAAGCACCGGTTCCATTCAACCTCAATCAGGACGGCTCCTTCTCCGTGCCGGTGCCAATAGACGATATGACTGAGGCGATCACCATTGTCGTGACAGACGCTGCGGGAAATAAAGGCGATAAAGTCATCTACCAGAAATAA
- a CDS encoding S8 family serine peptidase, with product MGKLNVQELFSRILPLVLVLSLLSPVSLQAAEEEGRESSNEEMAAAVKEQLKLAARGPKLHADLRDLEGNKEVAVIVHLSQKPVALEEGIKASKDQAFSLEQEKNVKAKIEAEQTQVKAGLQEKNISYEETYSYSTVMNGFAATVKAGDLEEMLEVPGIRFIEPDHAVQAMADGATQAAEPQAAKGADPIPALLGVDKLWAEGFEGQGVKVAVLDTGIDPDHPEFKGVYKGGKNFVKFSAVYTKPRPDDDPSETKPSERPANMPEFNEWGMPFATFHGTHVSGTIAAIGANPFGFKGMAPKVELYAYRVMGAYGNGQVSWVLAGIEEAAEQDMDVLNLSLGFYNTSESESMAYAVNNATLAGTTSVLAAGNFGPYRTSVGSPATSRLGIGVGNTTLPEERLSATINATVGDYKLTKSANLMATTFNEDPAEQLTGEYELISIPEAGQKKDYEGIDVNGKVAVVALGRIIPEEKIRVAKAQGAVAVLLHNVRRGEGSPGPSGLFIGDSFDFIPAFDLSQEDGQALRTQLSNNKGTIKFSGFKTAKTKGDEVHFSSSRGPSTPNFDIKPDVVAPGTRVLSSKPMYKSDNPNADYSKAYTRDSGTSMAAPHVTGIAALLKQAHPDWTPFDIKVALSNTGKKLDKAQFDVFAQGAGRVQAHLAAHPEALAYGQDQAVQNSTGTLVDNPKGTVTFGNHSLKEKNLSVAKKILVKDITGKGGDYKTTVEVTKTFGDAKVTVDKPAFTLAGEQELTVTLKASKNTEQLFEAEVLGYIHLTKGKTTISLPFAANLSGVPIVEMQGFALSEPDLSPNGDGVKDQGTLDFILTGDLIRYDLALFDLGAAFGEGVSNYEEVGYIVEGTELKKGKHSLPIDGQYYPWNGDPKKRIPDGVYALQFSGETTPDVQFPFVYGSALPFFVKTTKPVISGSVTDATATGKVTDRYLDFNKVLKAYGLDFDLNDKLHATYIVTQNGQAGEPVPFNLEQDGSFSVPVQADGAIETITVVVTDAAGNKGEAVIYKK from the coding sequence GTGGGGAAGCTTAACGTACAAGAGTTATTTAGCCGCATTCTGCCATTGGTCTTGGTCTTATCACTTTTATCGCCGGTTTCATTACAAGCAGCAGAGGAGGAAGGCCGAGAGAGCAGTAATGAGGAGATGGCGGCAGCCGTCAAAGAGCAACTGAAATTGGCAGCGAGAGGACCCAAACTCCATGCCGATTTACGTGATCTCGAAGGGAATAAGGAAGTAGCAGTCATTGTCCACTTATCACAAAAGCCGGTGGCACTTGAAGAAGGCATCAAAGCATCCAAAGATCAGGCCTTTTCCCTGGAACAAGAAAAAAATGTGAAAGCAAAAATTGAAGCCGAGCAGACTCAAGTCAAAGCTGGTCTTCAGGAAAAAAACATCTCTTATGAAGAAACGTATTCCTACTCAACTGTAATGAACGGCTTTGCAGCCACTGTCAAAGCGGGAGATTTGGAAGAAATGCTGGAAGTGCCAGGTATCCGGTTTATCGAACCGGACCACGCAGTCCAAGCGATGGCAGATGGAGCGACGCAAGCTGCAGAACCGCAAGCAGCTAAAGGGGCAGATCCCATACCGGCACTTCTTGGGGTGGACAAGCTTTGGGCGGAAGGCTTTGAAGGCCAAGGTGTCAAAGTGGCAGTGCTCGATACCGGCATTGACCCGGATCACCCGGAATTTAAAGGGGTTTACAAAGGCGGGAAAAACTTCGTGAAGTTTTCAGCGGTGTATACGAAGCCGCGTCCCGATGATGACCCTTCTGAAACAAAGCCGTCTGAACGGCCAGCCAATATGCCGGAATTCAACGAATGGGGAATGCCGTTTGCTACGTTCCACGGTACGCACGTTTCGGGAACGATCGCTGCAATCGGCGCGAATCCTTTCGGCTTTAAAGGAATGGCGCCGAAAGTGGAGTTGTATGCCTACCGCGTAATGGGAGCATACGGCAATGGCCAAGTGTCGTGGGTCCTGGCCGGAATTGAAGAAGCGGCAGAGCAGGACATGGATGTCCTCAATTTGTCGCTCGGTTTTTACAACACTTCCGAATCCGAAAGCATGGCGTACGCAGTCAATAATGCCACACTCGCCGGCACCACTTCCGTCTTGGCGGCAGGAAATTTCGGCCCGTACCGCACATCGGTCGGATCGCCGGCCACTTCCCGCCTCGGCATCGGGGTCGGAAATACGACGCTTCCTGAAGAACGCCTTTCAGCGACGATCAATGCCACAGTCGGCGACTATAAATTGACGAAATCCGCCAATTTGATGGCTACTACATTCAACGAAGACCCGGCTGAGCAATTAACCGGTGAATACGAACTGATATCCATTCCGGAAGCGGGGCAAAAGAAAGACTACGAAGGCATTGATGTAAACGGCAAAGTGGCTGTCGTTGCTCTTGGGCGCATTATACCGGAAGAGAAAATCCGGGTCGCCAAAGCGCAAGGTGCTGTAGCGGTACTTCTCCATAATGTGCGAAGAGGCGAAGGGTCGCCCGGCCCATCCGGTCTCTTTATCGGTGACTCTTTCGATTTTATTCCAGCATTCGACTTGTCCCAAGAAGATGGGCAAGCGCTCCGGACGCAACTGAGCAATAACAAAGGCACGATTAAATTCAGTGGATTCAAAACGGCCAAAACGAAAGGCGATGAAGTGCATTTTTCAAGCAGCCGAGGGCCAAGTACACCGAACTTCGATATCAAGCCGGATGTAGTGGCGCCTGGTACACGCGTTCTTTCATCCAAACCAATGTACAAATCGGACAATCCGAATGCCGATTACAGCAAAGCTTATACACGGGACTCCGGCACTTCCATGGCGGCACCGCATGTCACGGGGATTGCGGCATTATTGAAGCAAGCGCATCCGGACTGGACGCCGTTCGACATCAAAGTGGCGTTGTCGAATACCGGGAAAAAACTGGACAAAGCCCAATTCGACGTATTCGCCCAAGGGGCAGGGCGCGTACAAGCGCATCTCGCAGCCCATCCTGAAGCACTCGCTTATGGTCAGGACCAGGCAGTCCAAAATTCTACCGGCACCTTGGTCGATAATCCGAAAGGAACCGTCACTTTCGGCAATCACTCCTTGAAAGAAAAGAACTTGTCCGTCGCCAAAAAGATCCTGGTGAAAGACATCACCGGAAAAGGCGGCGATTACAAAACAACGGTTGAAGTAACAAAGACATTCGGAGATGCTAAAGTGACAGTCGACAAACCGGCATTCACGTTAGCGGGCGAGCAGGAACTGACCGTGACCCTGAAGGCGTCCAAAAACACCGAACAGCTTTTTGAGGCCGAAGTTCTCGGCTATATCCACCTGACTAAAGGCAAAACGACAATCTCGCTGCCATTTGCGGCCAACCTGAGCGGCGTTCCTATTGTGGAAATGCAAGGCTTTGCTTTGTCGGAACCTGATCTGTCTCCGAATGGCGACGGCGTGAAAGATCAAGGCACGCTAGATTTCATCCTGACCGGTGATTTGATCCGCTACGACCTCGCGCTATTCGATTTAGGGGCGGCGTTTGGTGAAGGAGTCTCTAATTACGAAGAAGTGGGGTATATCGTCGAAGGAACAGAATTGAAAAAAGGGAAACACAGTTTGCCGATCGACGGCCAGTATTACCCATGGAACGGAGATCCGAAAAAGCGGATACCGGACGGCGTCTACGCCTTGCAATTTAGCGGCGAAACAACGCCGGATGTGCAATTCCCATTCGTTTACGGAAGCGCACTGCCGTTCTTTGTTAAAACGACCAAACCGGTCATTTCCGGCTCTGTCACAGATGCAACAGCAACCGGAAAAGTCACCGACCGCTACCTGGATTTCAATAAAGTCCTGAAAGCGTACGGCTTGGATTTCGACTTGAACGATAAGCTCCACGCCACCTATATCGTCACCCAAAACGGCCAAGCGGGAGAACCGGTGCCATTTAACCTCGAGCAGGACGGTTCTTTCTCCGTACCGGTGCAGGCAGATGGTGCAATCGAAACAATTACTGTCGTCGTAACAGACGCGGCAGGCAATAAAGGCGAAGCGGTTATTTACAAGAAATAA
- a CDS encoding C40 family peptidase, with protein sequence MKKLALTILAAGSLVLSNSATDAEAAFNSTSNANTAVTYENTVNVQDIEQVAASKAVAVSGKYTFKHNANLRQDAGTKHKIVGMGKKGASATATHKKVVNGKETWYKVKAGNTTGWVLGSLVSKASTVKKASNSSSLDSAVVSTALSLKGIPYVFGGTTTSGFDCSGFTQYVFKKAGKNISRSTLTQYAETKAVSNPQPGDLVFFANTYRAGISHVGIYVGNNQFMHAGGSKSAVVSLNDSYWGAKFHSFRSF encoded by the coding sequence ATGAAAAAATTAGCTTTAACAATCTTAGCAGCAGGTTCATTGGTACTATCTAACTCAGCCACGGATGCAGAAGCGGCATTTAACTCTACTTCAAACGCTAACACAGCGGTCACATATGAAAATACAGTAAACGTACAAGACATCGAGCAAGTTGCTGCAAGCAAAGCAGTTGCAGTGTCTGGAAAATATACATTTAAACATAACGCAAACCTCCGCCAAGACGCAGGCACAAAACATAAAATTGTCGGAATGGGCAAAAAAGGCGCATCCGCAACAGCAACTCATAAAAAAGTCGTGAACGGTAAAGAAACATGGTACAAAGTAAAAGCCGGCAATACTACTGGATGGGTTCTAGGTTCACTAGTTTCAAAAGCTTCAACAGTTAAAAAAGCTTCTAACTCTTCTTCATTAGATTCAGCAGTCGTTTCAACTGCACTTTCACTTAAAGGCATTCCTTACGTGTTCGGCGGAACTACTACTTCAGGTTTCGATTGCAGCGGATTCACTCAATACGTATTCAAAAAAGCTGGCAAAAACATTTCACGTTCAACACTTACTCAGTACGCAGAAACTAAAGCAGTTTCTAATCCACAGCCAGGCGATCTAGTATTCTTCGCTAATACATACCGTGCAGGTATCTCTCACGTAGGTATTTATGTAGGAAACAACCAGTTCATGCACGCTGGCGGTTCTAAATCAGCAGTAGTTAGCTTGAACGATTCATACTGGGGCGCTAAATTCCATAGTTTCAGAAGCTTCTAA